GGTCTGCTCGGGCACGTGCCGCGCGTCACCGTCCAGCTCCACCAGCAGCAGGGCGCGTGAACCTTCGGGCACCGGCACGCCCGCGTCGGGCCGCACCAGCTCGAGCGCGATGCGGTCCAGGAACTCCACGCAGCGCGGCATGATGCCCAGCGCCAGGATGGCGCTCACGGCCCGCCCCACCGACTCGTCGTCCGGCAGGAACACCAGCAGCGTGCTCACCGCCTCGGGCTTGGGCACCAGCCGCAGCGTGGCCTCCGTCACGATGCCCAGCGTGCCCTCGCTGCCCACCATGAGCGCCGTGAGGTCGTAGCCCGTGACGCCCTTCACGGTGCGCTTGCCCAGCTGGAGCACGGCGCCGTCGGCCATGACCACCTCCATGCCCAGCACGTACTCGCGCGTGACGCCGTACTTGAAGGCGCGCGGCCCGCCGGCGTTGGCCGCGATGTTGCCACCGAGCGCGCACGTGGACAGCGAGTTCGGGTCCGGTGGATAGAACAGGCCCGCGTCTTCCGCGTGCTGGTGCAGCTCGCCCGTGATGAGCCCCGGCTCCACCACGGCCAGCAGGTCGGGGCGCTCCACGCCCTTGAGCGCGTTCATCTGCTCGAAGGCCAGCACGATGCCGCCTGGCACCGGCACGCTGCCTCCCACGCGGCTGGTGCCCCCCGAGCGAGGCGTCACGGGGACGCCATGCGCGTGGCAGGCGCGCATCACCGCGCTCACCTCGGCCGTGTTGCGCACCCGCACCACGGCCTCGGGCACCACCGGCGTGACCTCGCTCGCGTCCGACGCGTAGCTCACCAAAATGTCGCGGTCTCGCACCACCGCGTCGCTGGGCAGCGCGCGCCCCAGGTCGAGCAGCGCGCGCTCGGCAGCCGACGAGTGGTGGGCGATGACGGGCGCGGTCATGACCCCGAGCCTGTCACCGCCCACGCCCGAGCGCTACTCGCTGTCCACGCAGCCGTACTGGAGCCCCATGCTGGTGAGCGTGGGCGCCTGCAGGCCGTCGGACGTGGGGTTGAGCACGGCAGTGACGCGCAGGAAGGGCAGGTAGTTCTGGCCGCCCGCTGCCGTGATCATGCTTCCCACGTCGATGTACTGCGCCGCAGTGGGGACGTCGGGCCCGGCGGGCACGGCGTAGGTGATGGGCGACATGCCGTTCAGCTCGGCTTCGGTCTCGGCGGTGCGGAACTGGAACACCACGCTCGAGTTGCCCGGCGTGCTGACCTCCCAGCCGAAGAGGCCCCAGTCGGGCCGCGTGGGCGGGATCTCACAGGTGCCTTCGGCGTCTGGGTCGAAGGTGCGCGAGAAGGTGCCAGCCATGTAGGTGGTGGTTGGTGCGTTGGCAGGAACCAGGATGCGCACAGGGACACGCTGGAGCTCGACGGACCCCAAATTGCCACGCACGATGAGGTCGAAGTTGAAGACTTGGTCCACCGCCGACGCCGGGATCACGTTGTTGGCGAACGTCACGGTGAAGGGGAGTGTGGTGTTGGGCAAACACTGCGAGCACCCGTTGGTGATCGGCGCCGAACAACGTGCGGGGCACCCGCCTGGGAGGGTGATGGACTGGACCAACGCCGACGCCGGGACGCCCGGCAGGATGTTGACGTTCTCCACCACTACGTCCACGTCCATGCGCGAGTATTGCGCCAGCGCCTCTACGGCGCTGACGACGGCGGTGGTCAGGCCCGACCCATTGCCAGAGATGTTGTACACGAAGGGCAGGCCGAGGTTGCCGGTGGAGCCGGTTGCGTTGCCCATTGAAACGAGGTCGGCTCGCGCGACGCTGTTGCCCGAGTTGACGCCGATGAAGCGGACGCCGCGTGCATTCAACGCAGCCATGGAGTCTG
This genomic interval from Sandaracinaceae bacterium contains the following:
- a CDS encoding FAD-binding protein; this translates as MTAPVIAHHSSAAERALLDLGRALPSDAVVRDRDILVSYASDASEVTPVVPEAVVRVRNTAEVSAVMRACHAHGVPVTPRSGGTSRVGGSVPVPGGIVLAFEQMNALKGVERPDLLAVVEPGLITGELHQHAEDAGLFYPPDPNSLSTCALGGNIAANAGGPRAFKYGVTREYVLGMEVVMADGAVLQLGKRTVKGVTGYDLTALMVGSEGTLGIVTEATLRLVPKPEAVSTLLVFLPDDESVGRAVSAILALGIMPRCVEFLDRIALELVRPDAGVPVPEGSRALLLVELDGDARHVPEQTERVGNAMLEAGAMDVLVADKGSERERLWGARRELSHTLRRVARNKLSEDVVVPRSRIADLLAVCRGLSERHAIVMPTYGHAGDGNLHVNFLWDRDEQRPAVDAAIRGLFESVVAMRGTLSGEHGIGVLKAPYLPLEQSAGLIALQERIKDVFDPRGILNPGKIFPASAKRHHGAC